The Desulfonatronospira thiodismutans ASO3-1 DNA window TTTTCTTTTCGGCCCGGCTTCCTTGTTCTCCTTGATAAGCTGCTGGATTTTCATGTTGGTGTCGTCGTTATGCACGACCTCACCTTGAGCCGCTTGGCGGATGAGTTCATCATACACAGGAAGAAGCTGTGTTCCAGTTTGTTCGACCAGATCCCATTGTGTTGCGGCCGGCAGGGGTATGCCCAGAGATTCCTGGAGCTTTTCCAAGCGATGAAAAGGAAACCCGCTCCCGTACTTCAAGATGGCGATCATGCTCCGGGCAGGTTCGTCGTATTTTTTTTCTCCAATGTCTTCTGGAGGATCTGCGGTGAACACCTCGAGACAGCAGTTACAGCGAAGGCTCTTAAGCTCATGGATCTTGGCTGTAAGTGGAGCTGTGGCTGTAATCCGAATGCGGAACTTCGGTTTTATGGGATAGACTTTTCCTTGACCGCACAAGGGGCAGATATCGCCCGGCTTCAGGGTTTGGTGAGGGTATATGCATTTTGCAGCCCCGGTATAGTCGTCTTTTCCGTTTCGGCCGTGTCCCTTGGGTGGTTTTTCATCAGGAGGCTTTTGTACAGGATCTTGACTACTCTTCTGGTCCTTGTTTTGCTGGTCATCCTCCTGGAACAGTTTCTTTTTTGTCTCTGAAGAAGCGCCAAAGATCGTGCGCAGGAGACGCTTGATGGAGGCAGCTTTATCGTCCACAGCCTGATGCAAAAGCTGGATGGCTTGGACCAAGGCTTTGATGATATCCAGATCTGTCTCTTCCAGCTCGTTTTTTGATGCGCGCTGTAAAAGGGCGTCGATCTGCTCTTGGTCCAGATCGATGGATTGGACTTTCTTTTTCACCGGTTGAGCCCCCGCAATCGCTTCCGAAAGTCTCGGGTCAGGGGATAGCCCAGGACAGCCTTGAGTGAACGGTTTGCTTTGCCTGTGTGGTCGTTTTTGCCCCGGCCTGTAGTCTGCCCGAGATAGAGCCAGTTGGCTGCAAAATAACAGGTTCCTTTGAAGCGCTCTTGATCAACAAAGGTTTCCAGGTAATATATCGGATGCTTGTAGATGCTCTCCCAGTCCCTTTGCACAATCTTGGTCATTTGGGCCAGGATATGGGAGGCCAAGCAGGAGACCTGGATCCAGGGCAGGATGAGGAACCTGCTGTTGTAGGCAATAAGAAAGAGATTCTTTTCCCTGTCTTTTTGGGTCCAGCCGATGAAATTGTCCCGGACGCCGATATGCCTTGGAGCTGAAGACCAGGAAAGACAGGCTATGGGCTGCTTGTTTGCAAAGACCAGGTACTTGAGGTGCTCGCCCACAGGCTGGGTGTAGCCCAGATAATGATGCTCCTTGAGGAGGCTGGAAAACAGGCTCTCAAAAGGTGTCTTGCGCACCTGTCGAAACTCAAGAGGGGTGATGTCCTTGAGTGAAGATGTAAGTGGGGTTTGATCCACCTGAACCGAGACTGGTTCTTTGCGATTGTACCCAGTGGCAGTTACTTTTTGTGCCGGCGGAAGAATTATGTGCCCCTGTCTGTGCAGGGCCAGCATGAGCCCCCTGCAGACCATGTCCTTGAGTTGGCCGTTTTGCTGGACCCAGTTCCATGCT harbors:
- the tnpC gene encoding IS66 family transposase, with product MKKKVQSIDLDQEQIDALLQRASKNELEETDLDIIKALVQAIQLLHQAVDDKAASIKRLLRTIFGASSETKKKLFQEDDQQNKDQKSSQDPVQKPPDEKPPKGHGRNGKDDYTGAAKCIYPHQTLKPGDICPLCGQGKVYPIKPKFRIRITATAPLTAKIHELKSLRCNCCLEVFTADPPEDIGEKKYDEPARSMIAILKYGSGFPFHRLEKLQESLGIPLPAATQWDLVEQTGTQLLPVYDELIRQAAQGEVVHNDDTNMKIQQLIKENKEAGPKRKGMFTTGIVSVLQGRHIALFATGRQHAGENLEEILKKRDHNLPPPIHMCDALARNIPKGLQIILANCLTHGRRNFVDILDNFPDECRYVIEQLAIVYKNDDMAKKQEMSAQERLVWHQQESAPVMSELKSWAWAQLEEKKVEPNSGLGKALAYMQKHWDPLTLFLREPGAPLDNNICERALKKAIQHRKNSLFYRTLRGARIGDLFMSFIHTCQLNKVNSFDYLTQLQKNIEEALAAPQKWMPWNYRENLPNE
- a CDS encoding Druantia anti-phage system protein DruA, yielding MQTILRYRGRDITEEDVRFIRQLIFEHPGDSRWALSKKLCTAWNWVQQNGQLKDMVCRGLMLALHRQGHIILPPAQKVTATGYNRKEPVSVQVDQTPLTSSLKDITPLEFRQVRKTPFESLFSSLLKEHHYLGYTQPVGEHLKYLVFANKQPIACLSWSSAPRHIGVRDNFIGWTQKDREKNLFLIAYNSRFLILPWIQVSCLASHILAQMTKIVQRDWESIYKHPIYYLETFVDQERFKGTCYFAANWLYLGQTTGRGKNDHTGKANRSLKAVLGYPLTRDFRKRLRGLNR